A DNA window from Solanum lycopersicum chromosome 3, SLM_r2.1 contains the following coding sequences:
- the LOC101265108 gene encoding ARF guanine-nucleotide exchange factor GNL2 — protein sequence MGATEGDENSHEYMTKIKRKELGISCTLNTEVGAVLAVIRRSPEGNLHFYHPPEENYDSQISLSLKSLRSLIFNPQQEWLTIDPMIYLSPFLDVVQSDDVPSAATAVALSSILKILKLEIFYHKSPGAREAINSAVTAVTGCRLEKTDPVSEDAVMMKILQALTAIMNHPSSVLLTDQSVCTVVNTCFQVVQQSANRSDLLQRSARYTMHELIHVVYQRLPEIEVKDWEDSESDTEDGILDSGYGILSAVDIFHFLCSLLNVVEVMETDGSTPQTSDENVQLFALVLINSAIELSGDSIGKHQKLLRMIQDDLFHHLVHYGTSSNPIVASMICSIVLNIYHFLRRSVRLQLEAFFSFVLLKVASLANSLQLQEVAIEGMINFCRQPSFIVEVYINYDCHPMFKNVFEEIGKSLCRHAFPTGGCLTSLQVQAFEGLAVIIHNIADNVDKEDDLTPSGPYPVEISEYRQFWEEKSKEDEEDLENWIDFIRVRMAQKRKILIAGNHFSRDEKKGLEYLKLSLLIPDPPDPKAYAMFFRYTPGLNKVAIGDFLGDPDDFYLQVLKEFTETFEFMGMVLDTALRTYLETFRLPGESQKIQRILEAFAERFFDQQSSEIFASKDAVLILCYSVIMLNTDQHNPQVKKKMTEDEFIRNNRGINGGQDLPREYLSEFFHSISVNAITLFGSSGAPVEMNPSRWIQLINKSRKMKPFIFTNFDRRLGRDMFASIAGPTVSTLATIFEQSDEEEILHECVEALFSIARITKYGLEDTLDELLCSFCKFTTLLNPYASSEETLYAFSNDMKPRMATLAVFTIANDFKKSIRGAWRTIVDCLLKLRKLKLLPQSVVEPENASNSSSNPPGIHERCASGVVFPTQDVKFGSKAQNSGIIGRFSHFLSMETVEESLNLGVSEFEQNLKVIQQCRIGSIFSNSSSLPDEPLLNLGRCLIFAAAGKGQKFSTPIEEEETVGFCWDLIVSIASSNTNRLLVFWPHYNEYLLDVAQFPLFSPIPFAEKGIIALMKICLKLLSSFHSDKSPEELMFKSINLMWKLEKEILDTCSDFIVQSVTTILTEYPANLQSQLGWKTVMHLLSVTGRHPETYEQGVEALINLMSDGFHISRLNYPYCIDCAFGFVALKNSPLEKNMKIMDLMSDTVNLLVQWYKSGYTDPGSSTSINSSASSCSLEESSKALSSSNLTVTYFAKLGEAFRKTSLARREEIRNHAVMSLQKSFALGEELYFSPANILSCFNLILFAMVDDLHEKMLEYSKRGNAEREARSMEGTLKLSMEVLTEVYLQFLKPLSESPSFRAFWMGILRRMDTCMKADLGDCGESKLPHTIPVLLKKMVITMKQKEILVPGDDEDLWEMTHVQIQWIAPSLTEELFSDV from the exons ATGGGTGCTACAGAAGGAGATGAAAACAGTCATGAATACATGACAAAGATCAAAAGGAAAGAACTTGGAATATCTTGTACATTGAACACAGAGGTAGGAGCTGTTTTAGCGGTGATTCGTCGTTCCCCTGAAGGAAATTTGCATTTCTATCATCCCCCTGAAGAAAACTATGATTCACAAATATCACTTTCATTGAAATCACTAAGATCACTCATCTTTAATCCACAACAAGAATGGTTAACAATAGATCCTATGATATACCTTTCGCCTTTTCTTGATGTCGTACAAAGTGATGATGTTCCTTCTGCAGCAACAGCAGTCGCTTTATCATCTATCCTTAAGATCCTCAAGCTTGAAATTTTTTACCACAAAAGTCCAGGAGCAAGAGAAGCTATTAATTCAGCTGTCACTGCTGTTACCGGTTGTCGTTTAGAAAAAACTGATCCCGTCTCTGAAGATGCTGTTATGATGAAAATTTTGCAGGCTTTGACAGCAATTATGAATCATCCTTCTTCTGTTTTGCTAACGGATCAATCTGTTTGCACCGTTGTGAACACATGTTTTCAAGTAGTTCAGCAGTCAGCTAACCGGAGTGATTTGCTTCAGCGTAGTGCAAGATATACAATGCATGAGCTGATACATGTAGTATATCAGCGTTTGCCTGAAATAGAGGTGAAAGATTGGGAAGATTCCGAGTCAGATACCGAGGATGGGATCTTGGATTCGGGGTATGGTATTCTTTCTGCTGTTGATATATTTCATTTCTTGTGCTCGTTGCTCAACGTAGTTGAAGTCATGGAGACTGATGGAAGTACACCTCAAACATCTGATGAAAATGTTCAGCTTTTCGCTTTGGTTTTGATCAATTCTGCTATCGAATTAAGTGGTGATAGCATCGGTAAGCATCAAAAGCTCTTGAGGATGATTCAAGATGACCTTTTCCATCATTTGGTTCATTACGGAACGTCCTCGAATCCAATTGTAGCCTCCATGATTTGCAGCATTGTGTTAAATATTTATCACTTTCTTCGCAG GTCGGTTCGTCTTCAATTGGAAGCTTTTTTCTCATTTGTGTTGCTTAAAGTGGCAAGCTTAGCGAATTCGCTTCAACTTCAAGAAGTAGCAATTGAAGGAATGATAAATTTTTGCAGACAACCAAGTTTTATAGTTGAAGtctatataaattatgattgtCATCCCATGTTCAAAAATGTTTTCGAGGAGATTGGAAAGTCTCTTTGCAGGCATGCATTTCCTACTGGTGGCTGTTTGACAAGTTTACAAGTTCAAGCCTTTGAAGGACTAGCGGTGATTATCCATAATATAGCTGATAACGTTGACAAGGAAGATGATTTGACACCTTCTGGACCGTATCCTGTTGAGATATCCGAGTATAGACAATTCTGGGAAGAGAAGTcgaaagaagatgaagaagacttAGAGAATTGGATAGACTTTATTAGAGTGAGAATGGCACAGAAAAGAAAGATACTTATAGCTGGGAATCACTTCAGTAGAGATGAAAAGAAGGGACTGGAGTACTTGAAACTTTCCCTGTTGATTCCGGATCCTCCTGATCCAAAAGCCTATGCCATGTTTTTTCGGTATACACCAGGTCTAAACAAGGTTGCAATTGGTGATTTTCTTGGTGATCCTGATGATTTCTACCTCCAAGTCCTTAAAGAATTCACCGAAACATTTGAGTTTATGGGAATGGTTCTGGATACTGCTTTGAGAACATATCTAGAGACTTTTAGATTGCCTGGGGAGTCGCAGAAAATCCAAAGAATACTTGAAGCATTTGCTGAAAGGTTTTTTGATCAGCAATCCTCGGAAATATTTGCGAGCAAAGATGCAGTGTTAATCCTTTGTTATTCAGTAATCATGCTTAACACTGATCAGCATAATCCACaagtgaagaagaaaatgacAGAAGATGAATTTATTAGAAACAACAGAGGGATAAATGGAGGACAAGATCTTCCCAGGGAATATCTCTCGGAGTTTTTCCATTCCATTTCAGTCAATGCAATCACATTGTTTGGTTCATCTGGTGCTCCTGTGGAGATGAATCCTAGCAGATGGATTCAGCTAATCAATAAATCAAGGAAGATGAAACCTTTCATATTCACCAATTTTGATCGACGACTAGGACGAGACATGTTTGCCTCTATTGCTGGTCCAACTGTTTCTACACTTGCAACGATCTTCGAACAGTCTGACGAAGAAGAGATCCTTCATGAATGTGTTGAGGCTTTGTTTTCAATTGCTCGAATAACAAAATACGGGCTTGAGGATACTCTCGACGAGCTTCTCTGTTCATTCTGCAAATTTACTACATTACTAAATCCCTATGCATCTTCAGAAGAAACGTTGTATGCGTTCAGCAATGATATGAAGCCAAGAATGGCAACTCTAGCAGTTTTCACCATTGCAAATGACTTCAAAAAGTCCATCAGGGGAGCTTGGAGAACCATTGTGGACTGTTTGCTGAAACTAAGAAAGTTAAAGCTGCTTCCACAATCTGTTGTTGAACCTGAAAATGCTTCAAACTCATCATCCAACCCTCCAGGAATACATGAAAGATGTGCATCAGGGGTGGTTTTTCCTACTCAAGATGTTAAATTTGGCAGCAAAGCGCAAAATTCTGGCATAATTGGACGATTTTCACATTTTTTGTCCATGGAAACTGTAGAAGAATCCTTGAACCTGGGGGTAAGTGAGTTTGAACAGAACCTGAAAGTTATACAGCAGTGCCGCATAGGGAGCATCTTTAGCAATAGCTCGAGTTTACCTGATGAACCGTTGCTGAATCTAGGTCGTTGTCTGATATTTGCTGCAGCTGGTAAAGGCCAAAAGTTCAGCACCCCAATTGAAGAGGAAGAAACTGTTGGCTTCTGTTGGGATTTAATTGTTAGCATTGCTTCATCCAATACTAACAGACTCTTGGTCTTTTGGCCTCATTACAATGAATATCTACTTGATGTTGCACAGTTTCCCTTATTTTCTCCCATCCCCTTTGCAGAAAAGGGTATCATCGCCCTTATGAAGATTTGTCTCAAGCTCTTGTCTTCCTTTCACTCAGACAAAAGTCCAGAGGAACTCATgtttaaatcaataaatttgaTGTGGAAGCTGGAAAAGGAAATTCTTGATACTTGTAGTGACTTCATTGTACAATCTGTGACCACAATTCTCACTGAGTATCCTGCGAATCTCCAATCTCAACTAGGATGGAAAACAGTCATGCATTTGCTATCCGTCACAGGGCGACATCCAGAAACCTATGAGCAAGGAGTTGAGGCccttattaatttaatgtcAGATGGTTTCCACATTTCAAGATTGAACTACCCTTATTGCATAGATTGTGCATTTGGTTTTGTCGCATTGAAAAACAGCCCTTTAGAAAAGAACATGAAGATCATGGATTTGATGTCAGATACTGTGAATTTGTTAGTTCAGTGGTATAAAAGTGGATATACAGATCCAGGGAGCTCGACGAGTATAAATAGTAGTGCAAGCAGTTGTTCTCTTGAAGAAAGTTCAAAAGCTCTAAGCTCTTCTAACTTAACAGTCACCTATTTTGCTAAACTAGGGGAAGCATTCAGAAAGACTAGCTTAGCAAGAAGAGAAGAGATACGAAACCATGCAGTCATGTCTTTACAGAAAAGTTTTGCACTTGGCGAAGAGTTATACTTTTCACCAGCCAACATTCTTAGCTGTTTCAACCTCATACTCTTTGCAATGGTTGATGATTTGCATGAGAAGATGTTGGAATACTCTAAAAGGGGTAATGCAGAAAGGGAAGCAAGAAGTATGGAAGGAACTCTTAAGCTATCGATGGAGGTTCTAACAGAAGTTTATTTACAATTCTTGAAACCATTATCAGAAAGTCCTAGTTTTAGGGCCTTTTGGATGGGGATCTTGAGAAGAATGGATACATGCATGAAGGCTGATTTAGGAGATTGTGGTGAGTCAAAACTTCCACATACTATCCCAGTCTTGTTGAAAAAAATGGTTATCACAATGAAGCAAAAGGAGATTTTAGTTCCTGGAGATGATGAAGACTTATGGGAAATGACACATGTTCAGATACAATGGATTGCTCCATCACTTACAGAAGAACTATTTTCAGATGTTTGA